A part of Synechococcus sp. UW179A genomic DNA contains:
- a CDS encoding chemotaxis protein: MTQSVSFRITRTAEDVAQMLNALSQRLVRLEQRLESLELQVRQQRSEAETMPAEQRQRLDDVDQLLLDCQELLNSTELCSDAATDSAGMLSQPSTSESEGEAVAA, translated from the coding sequence ATGACTCAGTCCGTGTCCTTCCGCATCACTCGTACGGCGGAAGATGTCGCTCAGATGCTCAACGCCCTGTCGCAGCGTCTGGTCAGGCTTGAACAGCGCCTGGAAAGCCTGGAGCTGCAAGTGCGTCAGCAGCGCAGCGAGGCCGAAACCATGCCTGCTGAACAGCGGCAGCGTCTGGATGACGTGGATCAACTGCTGCTCGATTGCCAGGAGTTGTTGAACAGCACTGAGCTTTGCTCGGATGCGGCTACAGATTCAGCTGGAATGTTGTCTCAGCCTTCAACGAGTGAGTCTGAAGGCGAGGCTGTGGCTGCATGA